The genomic window ACGTCTACACGACGGTCTGCGCGCAGGCAGGCAATCAGAGCAGCGCCGCGGCCGGAGCAGCTGGCGACAGGTGCGGATTCGCCCAGGGAGCTGACGCTGATCTTGCCACCATCAACGCCGGCAGCACGCAGCTCGGAAGCAACGGCTTCAGCGCGACGCTGGCCCAGACGCTGGTTGTAATCGGCGTTGCCGATAAAGTCAGCGTTACCGACCAGATCTACGTTGTCCAGCTTGGACATGGAGCCAATGTAGTTAACGATGGCGCTGATGTCTTCTTCAACCTTGGCGCTGTCGAAGTCGAAGAACAGGCTGAATTTTTTGTCAGCGCTGACCATCATTGGCGCGGCGGGAACCGGAGCCGGAGCGGGTTCTTCGGCTTTAGCCATGGCCTGGTAGCCGTCGCAGCCTTCAACTGTGGCATCTGCTTCGGTGAAGAAGCCGGTGTGCCAGCATTCACCGAAGCTGTTGCGCCAGATAGTGGCGGAAGAGTCTTCAACGTAGCCTTGATTGGTTGGGTGCGCCTGGGCGACGGCAGACAAAGTCATAGCCAAAGCGACACCGGCGGAGAGGGCAAACTTTTTCATAGTAAGATTTCCTTGTGCCTGTTGTGGGTGGTCAGTCTATAAAAATAGCCCAAATTCTCTCCCACGGTTCCTGAATGATGGTTGAATGTAACCGTCAACGTCCGTGGTGGCCAGGGGTACTTTTCACAGCTGTAGACAGCTACCGGTTACGGTATAGCTAATCGGCAACATACTAACATACAGATTGTGTGATTATGGTAAAACTTTTTTGTAAGGTTTTACCGTAACGCGCGCGTATACGTCTGCCTTTATATAGGGGTCTTCATTGGCCCAGGTCTGTGCCGCTTCCAGCGAACTGAATTGCGCAATAACCAGGCTACCAGTAAAACCTGCTGGGCCCGGATCTTCACTGTCAATTGCCGGGTGTGGCCCGGCTACGAGCAGAAGTCCTTCATTCTTAAGCTGTTCGAGGCGGGCAAGGTGCTCGGGCCGTGCCTGCAGTCGTCGCTCCAGGCTATCGGGTTTATCCTCGGCCATGATTGCGTAAAACATGTTACCGGTACTCCTCTTTTTTTGTATGCGTTATTTTGGGGTGTCGCTCTGGATATGCCGGGACATGTAGAACCCCTGAGCCAGGATAAATACAAAAGTGAGTCCAAGCATACCGAACAGTTTGAAGTTTACCCAGGCTTCTTCACTCAGAGAGTAGGCCACCGCAAGGTTGGCAATGCCCATGCTGATGAAGAATATAACCCAGGCGATGTTGAGGTTGCGCCACGCCTGTGCTGGCAGGGCTATATTGGCATCCATGAGTCGCTGCACAACCGTTTTTTTGCCGATAAACTGGCTGCCCAGAAATACGGCGCCAAAGAGCCAGTTAACGACGGTGGGCTTCCACTGAATAAATGTCTTGTCCTGAAAAATGACGGTGGCCCCGCCCATTAGCACCACCAGTACCAGGGTGACCAGTTGCATTTTCTCGATACGGTGAGTGCGTATCCAGGTGTACAGCATCTGCAGCATGGTGGCCGGGATCAGCACGGCGGTTGCCAGGATGATGTCCCCGCTGGTCTTGTAGACGGCAAAGAAGATGATGATGGGTAAAAAATCGAGTAAAAGTTTCATGGGCTTGATGTCTACTGTGTGGAGCCCCAGTATAAAGGCCTGTTCATGACTTATAAACCGGACCCTGTAATGGTATTACCGAAATATGATCTGCATTGTCACACGACGGCTTCCGACGGTGTGCTGAGTCCTGTCGAGCTGGTGGCCAGGGCGGCGGATCAGGGGGTTGAGGTGCTGGCGATCACTGATCATGACAGTGTTGCTGCTCTACAGCAGGCTTCGGTGGTGGCCCAGGCGGCCAATATACGTCTGTTGCCGGGGGTTGAGCTTACGGCCAGCTGGGGTTCCCGGGTCGTGCATCTGGTGGGTCTTGGTTTTGATCCGACGGCGCCGTCGCTGCAGCGTTACCTTGAGGGCCTGACGGAACTGCGAACGGATCGGGCGCAGCGTATCGCCAAGAGGCTGATTGGCCGCAAGTTGCCGGATCTGTTGCCGGCTGTGCTGGAGCTGGCGGGGGGCGGTCAGGTGGGGCGGCCGCATTTTGCCATGGCTCTGGTGGCCGCCGGTGTCTGTGAAACCGAGCAGCAGGCGTTTAAAAACTATCTGGGTACCGGAAAGGTAGGGGATGTGCAGATGGCCTGGCCGGCCATGTCGGTGGCGCTGGATTTGTTGCACTATACCGGGGGCGTGGGAATATTGGCGCACCCTACCAAGTATCGCCTTACCTTTACTCGGTTGCGCTCTCTGTTGACGGATTTTATTGCTGCTGGTGGCGACGGTATTGAAGTGAGTTATTCGGGTATAAAGCCGGAGCATCAGCGGGAATTGCAAAAGATTGCCCGTAAAATGGATCTGATGGTATCAGCCGGCAGTGATTTTCATCAGCCAGGCAAGCCCTGGGTGGAACTTGGGCGTTTTCAGCCGCCGGATACTGAGTGCCGGCATGTGTTGTCCTCTCTTCTTTAGTCCTCTGTGCTGGGCTACACTGCGCCTTGAGAGGGAATCAGGACAGGCAGGCTAATCGTGAGTCAATTTTTTCAGATACATCAGGAAAATCCCCAAAAGCGTCTGGTTCAGCAGGCGGCCGAGATAATCAGGCAAGGCGGGGTTGTCGTCTATCCCACGGATTGTGCCTATGCCCTGGGGTGTCATTTGGGTGACAAGTCGGCGATGGAGCGCATTCAGCGTATTCGCAAGCTTGATGACAAGCATAACTTTACGCTGGTGTGTCAGGATCTGAGTGAAATCAGTACTTACGCCAAGATGGATAATCAGTGCTATCGCCTCATCAAGGCGCATACGCCTGGGGCTTACACCTTTATCCTGAATGCGACCAGCGAAGTTCCGCGCCGGCTGATGCACCCCAAGCGCCGCACCATTGGTATCCGTATTCCCAATAATCCAATTGCACTGGCGCTGATGGAAGCCCTTGGTGAGCCTATTATGAGCACGTCCCTGATTTTGCCGGGGGATGTTGAGCCGCTGGCGGATCCTTATGAGATCCGTGATTTGCTGCAGCACAGTGTCGACCTGGTTATCGATGGTGGTTATTGCGGCGTTGAGGCTACAACCGTGGTTAATCTGGTGGACGGTGTGCCGGAGATCATTCGCCAGGGCGCGGGGCCAATAGGTACTCTTGCCTGAGGCGGTTTTGCTGCGCTGCGCCATTTACTTTCGGGTAACTGGGGCGGTGCGGTTTCAGGGTGGTTAAATGAGATGGTGCTTTAATTAAGGCCGCTTTACTTGAAATTAATAGTTTTAGAACGATAATTGCCTTATCCATTCTCTCTAATTTGCGAGCGCCCGGCCCATGTCTGATTTTGTGAAAGTCCTCACCCGCAAAAACTCACTGCGCAAGCAGTGTCAGGATATGTCTGTTGCTGATGTCGAAAAGGTACTGGCGGACCTGAATGAAATACTTGAGGAACGTCATGCTGAAGAAGCTCAGGCGCAGGCTGCCGAACAGCAGAGGATGAAAAAAATTGCCGAGATTCGCAAGCGCATGGATGATGCGGGTATCGGGCTGGATGACTTGAAGGCGATCAAGGCCTCGGAGGGTCCCAAGCGCAAGGTTGAGGCGAAATATCGTATCAAGGGTGCCGGCGGTACAGTGCATGAGTGGTCGGGGCGTGGTCGTACACCGGTGGCGTTTAATGAGTACTTTGAAAAGCATGGTGTCACCAAGGAAGATACCCTTATCAAATAGGTTACGTGCTATTATTCGTCGAAGCTCTCCACGACAATCATGGGGGGCTTTTTTGGTTTTAAAGGAAGCGTCAAATGTCAGATGAAAAACTGCAAAAAGTACTGGCGCGCTCCGGATTGGGCTCACGTCGTGAGATGGAGCGTTGGATCGGCGAGGGTCGTTTCACCATTGATGGTGCAACGGCAACGCTTGGCGATCGTATTGGGCCTAAGGCTCAGGTTTTGATGAATGGCCGCGAGGTCAAACTGGTATTCGAGCGCGAAAGTCAGCGCCGGGTACTGATTTATAACAAGCCTCTGGGTGAGATATCGACGCGCCACGATCCTGAAGGTCGCAAGACCGTATTCAGCCATCTGCCGCCGCTGAACCAGGGGCGCTGGATTGCCATTGGTCGTCTGGATATTAATACCAGTGGTCTGCTGCTGTTTACCACCGATGGCGATCTGGCCAATGCGATGATGCATCCGTCTGCCGAGATCGATCGTGAGTACGCGGTGCGTGTGCTGGGCAATGTTGATGAGGCCATGTTGGCCCGCCTGAAAGAGGGCGTGTTGCTGGAAGACGGCATGGCGCGCTTTACCGATGTGCAGTTCTTTGACGGTGAGGGTGCCAACAAGTGGTACCACTGTGTGGTGATGGAAGGCCGCAACCGTGAAGTACGTCGCCTGTGGGAATCCCAGGGCATTCAGGTCAGCCGTCTCAAACGCGTGCGCTACGGGCCGCTATTCCTGCCCAGCGACGTTCCCGTCGGTACCTGGAAAGAACTGGCGCCCAAGGAAATCACCAATCTTGGCAAGATGCTGGAGCTGAAAGAGAAGCGGCCGGTGAAACTCGATACCAAGGAGAAGGAAGTGCTGGAGCGCCGTTACAAGCGCCAGCGCAGCCGTCGTGAGGTAGGTGGTCGTCGCAAGCCTTCGGGCGAATAAGTGATATGAGTGCCCGGTGCTATCCGTTGCGGATCGCACCGCTTTTTTGCAAAGTTACCGCTTACCGCTTACCGCTTACCGCTTCTGCTTTATGTCCGGCCCGGGTTCCCTTTAAAGGTCAGGCCGTTTCCCGTTCAAGATCGCTTTACACCCTGCACAATCAGAATTGCGGCTTACTGGGCATCCAGTGACTGGCCGTTGATCGTCTTGCTGTCCGGCCCCATCAGATACAGGTACAGCGGCATGATCTGCTCGGGCGTGGGGTTGGTCTCTGGGTTTTCGGCTGGGTAGGCGCTGGCGCGCATCTGGGTGCGGGTGGCGCCGGGGTTGATGCAGTTAACGCGGGTGTTGCTGGTGTTTTCCAGTTCCTGCGCCAGAATCTGCGCCAGCCCTTCGGTGGCAAACTTTGATACGCTGTAGGCGCCCCAGTAAGCCTTGCCGGTGCGGCCAACGCTGGAGGTTGTGAAGACGATGGAGCTATCCTGGCTTTCCTTGAGCAGGGGTATCAGGGCCTGGGTCAGCATAAAGCCTGCATTGACGTTCACCTGCATGACCTGGTTCCATACCACCGGATCATAGGATTCTATGGGGGTGCGCAGGCCCAGCAGGCTGGCGTTATGCAGTAGTCCGTCCAGATGGCCGAACTCCTGCTCCAGGGTGTTGGCCAGTTCCTGATATTCGTGCTCGGTCGCGCTCTCGAGGTTTAATGGCACTATGGCGGGCTGAGGGTGGCCGGCGGCTTCTATTTCGTCGTACACCTGCTCCAGTTTTTCCAGTGTGCGCCCAACCAGCACAACAGTAGCCCCCAGGGCTGCATAGGCGAGGGCGGCGGCGCGGCCGATGCCTGCACCTGCGCCGGTGACAAGGATAATGCGGTCTTGCAGCAGGTTTTCAGGAGCTTTGTATTCGAACATGAAACTTCCTTCACGGGCCGGCGGCCGGGTTCAACTCAGGCGATAAAGGGATTGTAGCAGGGGTTTGATGGCATCGGCGTGATCAACGCTGTGATCGCTGCGCCAGTCGCGCGGGTCCTCGTCGGGCCCGATGTAGCCGTAGAGTGCCGCAATGGTGCTGAGTCCTGCCCGGCGCCCGGCTTCGATGTCGCGGATGTGGTCGCCGACATAGACGCTGTTCTCTGGTGTGCAGTCCAGTTCCCTGCAGGCCAGCCAGATGGATTCCGGGTGGGGCTTGCGGTGCTGTACCTGCTCGGGGCAGATAATGGTGCCGGCGCGGTGATGCAGGTTGAGTCGCTGCAGTAGCTTGTGGGTGTAGAGTTCCGGTTTGTTGGTAACGATGCCCCAGGGAATGGCGCAGTGCTCGAGCCAGTCGAGCAGCGGCATGATGCCCGCGAAGGGCTCGGTCTTGATGGCCAGGTGTTCAAGGTAGATATCCAGAAAGCGCTGGCGCAGCCTGGCAACTCTGGGGTGGTCCTCCGGCAGACCGAACGCCGTGCAGACCATGGCGGTGGCGCCGTTGGATACCTGCTGGCGCAGCGCATCAAAATCCTGCGCACTATGCTGCTCCTGGGCCAGCAGGCGGTTGATCACCCAGATAAAGTCCGGCGCTGTGTCGAGCAGGGTACCGTCCAGGTCGAACAGTACCGCCTGCAGTGGGGTGTCGGGCTGGGTCATCTTATTCGGGCTTGCTCGCGGCCATGATGTAGTTCACATCCACATCCCTGGGATCCAGTTTGTACACCTTGGTCAGGGGGTTGTAGGTCATGCCGGTGACATCATTCAGGCGCAACCCGGCTTCGCGTATCCAGCGGCCAAGCTCGGACGGGCGGATGAACTTGTTGAAATCATGGGTGCCCTTGGGGACCAGTTTGAGCAGGTGCTCGGCGCCGAGGATGGCGAACAGATAGCTTTTCGGGTTCTTGTTCAGGGTCGAGAAGAACAGCTTGCCACCGGGGCGGGTCAGGCGGGCGCAGGCGCTGACGATGGATGACGGGTCCGGTACATGCTCCAGCATTTCCAGGCAGGTGATAACATCGAAACTCTCGGGGGCTTCGTCGGCCAGTTGTTCCACGGTGACCTGGCGGTAATTGATCATGATGCCGCTTTCCAGGCCGTGCAGTTTGGCAACTTTCAGTGGCGCCTCGCCCATGTCGATACCTGAAACCTCGGCGCCTCGCTGCGCCATGGATTCCGACAGTATGCCGCCGCCGCACCCCACATCCAGCACGCGCTTGCCAGCCAGGGGCGCGATGCGGTCGATGTAGCCCACGCGCAGCGGGTTGATATCGTGCAGTGGCTTGAACTCGCTGTTGCGGTCCCACCAGCGGCTCGCCAGTTCTTCAAATTTGGCGATCTCGTCCGGATCAATGTTGCGGTTGTGCGAATCGGTCATGGTGGCTGTTTTCGCTGACAGTAAAAGGATGGCGGTCATTCTAGCATCGGGCTTGAAGTGAATACAGGTCGGGCCCGGCTGCTGTCAACGGGGTCTGACGCAACGCCTTCTTTTTAAGGGAATCTTTGCATTGCTTTGTGGTATACTCGCCCGGTTAAAAACGCCGGAATACCGGCCCTATCGAGCAGACCGGATCTAAGGAAAGCTGAGACGAATGGGTGATCTAGCCAAAGAGATTCTGCCAGTCAATATCGAGGACGAGCTGAAACAGTCGTACCTGGATTATGCCATGAGCGTGATTGTCGGTCGGGCGTTGCCAGACGTGCGCGACGGCCTCAAGCCTGTGCATCGCAGAGTGCTGTTCGCGATGAGCGAACTGAACAATGACTGGAACAAACCATATAAAAAGTCCGCTCGTGTCGTTGGTGACGTGATCGGTAAATACCACCCCCACGGCGACAGTGCCGTGTACGACACTATTGTGCGAATGGCGCAGGATTTTTCCATGCGCTATCCGCTGGTCGACGGCCAGGGCAACTTCGGCTCCGTCGATGGTGATTCCGCGGCAGCCATGCGTTACACCGAAATCCGCATGGCCAAGATCTCCCATGATCTGCTGGCGGATCTCGACAAGGAAACCGTCGACTTTGTGCCCAACTATGACGGCACGGAACAGATTCCCGACGTGCTGCCGACCCGTGTGCCCAACCTGCTGATAAACGGTTCATCCGGTATAGCAGTGGGCATGGCGACCAACATACCGCCGCATAACCTGTCCGAGGTCGTGCGCGGCTGTATCGCGCTGATCGATGACAGCACGCTGACGGTTGATGACTTGATGGAATACATCCCCGGGCCGGACTTCCCGACCGGCGGTATCATCAATGGTCGTGCCGGTATTCTGGAAGCCTATCGCACGGGTCGCGGTCGTATCTATGTGCGTGCCAAGCACCATGTGGAAGAAGATCCCAAGACTCACCGTTCGACGATTATCGTCACCGAGATTCCGTACCAGCTGAACAAGGCTCGACTGATCGAAAAGATCGCCGACCTGGTGAAGGAAAAACGCCTGGAAGGCATTTCCGAGCTGCGGGACGAGTCCGACAAGGACGGCATGCGGATCGTGATCGAACTGCGTCGCGGTGAAGTACCCGAGGTAGTGGTCAACAACCTGTTTGCCCAGACGCAGATGGAAAGCGTCTTTGGCATCAACGTTGTTGCCCTGGTGGACAACCAGCCGAAGATTCTGGATCTCAAGTCGCTGATCGAAAACTTCGTTCGCCACAGGCGCGAAGTGGTCACCCGTCGTACGGTGTACCTGCTGCGCAAGGCGCGTGAACGCGGTCATATCCTTGAGGGTCTGGCGGTTGCACTGGCCAATATCGATCCGGTCATTGAGCTGATCAAGCGCTCGCCGACACCGGCTGAGGCGAAAGAAGGTCTTGTCGCCATGGCCTGGGAGCCTGGCAACGTGCTGGAAATGCTCGAGCGTGCCGGCGAAGACGCCTGCCGTCCGGACGATCTCGAGCCGCAGTTTGGCCTGCGCGAAGGGCGCTATCACCTGTCGCCGGTTCAGGCACAGGCGATTCTGGATCTGCGTCTGCACCGCCTGACCGGGCTGGAGCATGAAAAGCTGATCGGTGAATACCGCGAACTGCTGGAGCGCATTGCCGAACTGCTGGAAATTCTGGGATCTCACACCCGCCTGATGGAAGTCATCCGCGAAGAGCTGGAAGCCGTGCTGGAAGAGTACGGTGACGAGCGTCGCACCGAGATTACGGCTTCGCGTCGTGACCTGACGGTGGCGGATCTGATTACCGTCGAAGACATGGTCGTGACCATTTCCCACGGCGGTTATGCCAAGACCCAGCCGCTGACGGACTATCAGGCGCAGCGCCGTGGTGGTCGTGGCAAGTCGGCGACGACGATGAAAGATGAAGACTTCATCGAACATCTGCTGATCGCCAGTACCCACGATACCATTCTGTGCTTCACCAGCCGTGGCAAGGTGTACTGGTTGCGGGTGTTTGAAATTCCCCAGGCCAGCCGCGCGGCCCGTGGTCGTCCGATCGTGAATATTCTGCCGCTGGAAGAGGGTGAGCGTATCACCACCATCCTGCCGGTAAATGAATACCGCGAAGACCGTTTTGTCTTTATGGCGACCGCCAACGGTACAGTGAAGAAAACACCGCTCAACAGCTTCTCCCGTCCGCGTACCAGTGGTCTGATTGCGCTGGGGCTGGATGAGGGCGACACCCTGATCGGTGCCGCCATCACCACCGGTGAAGACGACATTCTGCTCGTGACCAGCGCCGGCAAGGCGATGCGTTTCGAGGAAGATGCCGTTCGCGCCATGGGTCGTCTGGCGCGCGGTGTACGCGGTGTGCGCATGCAGCCGGGTACCTCGGTGATTTCCTTGATCATTCCGCAGCCTGAAGGCAAGGTGCTGACGGCATCGGCCCGCGGCTTTGGCAAGCGCACCGCCATG from Marinobacterium aestuarii includes these protein-coding regions:
- a CDS encoding OmpA family protein, which codes for MKKFALSAGVALAMTLSAVAQAHPTNQGYVEDSSATIWRNSFGECWHTGFFTEADATVEGCDGYQAMAKAEEPAPAPVPAAPMMVSADKKFSLFFDFDSAKVEEDISAIVNYIGSMSKLDNVDLVGNADFIGNADYNQRLGQRRAEAVASELRAAGVDGGKISVSSLGESAPVASCSGRGAALIACLRADRRVDVQISGDKKDM
- a CDS encoding YciI family protein, which codes for MFYAIMAEDKPDSLERRLQARPEHLARLEQLKNEGLLLVAGPHPAIDSEDPGPAGFTGSLVIAQFSSLEAAQTWANEDPYIKADVYARVTVKPYKKVLP
- a CDS encoding septation protein A — its product is MKLLLDFLPIIIFFAVYKTSGDIILATAVLIPATMLQMLYTWIRTHRIEKMQLVTLVLVVLMGGATVIFQDKTFIQWKPTVVNWLFGAVFLGSQFIGKKTVVQRLMDANIALPAQAWRNLNIAWVIFFISMGIANLAVAYSLSEEAWVNFKLFGMLGLTFVFILAQGFYMSRHIQSDTPK
- a CDS encoding PHP domain-containing protein; protein product: MVLPKYDLHCHTTASDGVLSPVELVARAADQGVEVLAITDHDSVAALQQASVVAQAANIRLLPGVELTASWGSRVVHLVGLGFDPTAPSLQRYLEGLTELRTDRAQRIAKRLIGRKLPDLLPAVLELAGGGQVGRPHFAMALVAAGVCETEQQAFKNYLGTGKVGDVQMAWPAMSVALDLLHYTGGVGILAHPTKYRLTFTRLRSLLTDFIAAGGDGIEVSYSGIKPEHQRELQKIARKMDLMVSAGSDFHQPGKPWVELGRFQPPDTECRHVLSSLL
- a CDS encoding L-threonylcarbamoyladenylate synthase, which codes for MSQFFQIHQENPQKRLVQQAAEIIRQGGVVVYPTDCAYALGCHLGDKSAMERIQRIRKLDDKHNFTLVCQDLSEISTYAKMDNQCYRLIKAHTPGAYTFILNATSEVPRRLMHPKRRTIGIRIPNNPIALALMEALGEPIMSTSLILPGDVEPLADPYEIRDLLQHSVDLVIDGGYCGVEATTVVNLVDGVPEIIRQGAGPIGTLA
- a CDS encoding H-NS family nucleoid-associated regulatory protein codes for the protein MSDFVKVLTRKNSLRKQCQDMSVADVEKVLADLNEILEERHAEEAQAQAAEQQRMKKIAEIRKRMDDAGIGLDDLKAIKASEGPKRKVEAKYRIKGAGGTVHEWSGRGRTPVAFNEYFEKHGVTKEDTLIK
- the rluB gene encoding 23S rRNA pseudouridine(2605) synthase RluB, translated to MSDEKLQKVLARSGLGSRREMERWIGEGRFTIDGATATLGDRIGPKAQVLMNGREVKLVFERESQRRVLIYNKPLGEISTRHDPEGRKTVFSHLPPLNQGRWIAIGRLDINTSGLLLFTTDGDLANAMMHPSAEIDREYAVRVLGNVDEAMLARLKEGVLLEDGMARFTDVQFFDGEGANKWYHCVVMEGRNREVRRLWESQGIQVSRLKRVRYGPLFLPSDVPVGTWKELAPKEITNLGKMLELKEKRPVKLDTKEKEVLERRYKRQRSRREVGGRRKPSGE
- a CDS encoding YciK family oxidoreductase; translation: MFEYKAPENLLQDRIILVTGAGAGIGRAAALAYAALGATVVLVGRTLEKLEQVYDEIEAAGHPQPAIVPLNLESATEHEYQELANTLEQEFGHLDGLLHNASLLGLRTPIESYDPVVWNQVMQVNVNAGFMLTQALIPLLKESQDSSIVFTTSSVGRTGKAYWGAYSVSKFATEGLAQILAQELENTSNTRVNCINPGATRTQMRASAYPAENPETNPTPEQIMPLYLYLMGPDSKTINGQSLDAQ
- a CDS encoding HAD family hydrolase, whose protein sequence is MTQPDTPLQAVLFDLDGTLLDTAPDFIWVINRLLAQEQHSAQDFDALRQQVSNGATAMVCTAFGLPEDHPRVARLRQRFLDIYLEHLAIKTEPFAGIMPLLDWLEHCAIPWGIVTNKPELYTHKLLQRLNLHHRAGTIICPEQVQHRKPHPESIWLACRELDCTPENSVYVGDHIRDIEAGRRAGLSTIAALYGYIGPDEDPRDWRSDHSVDHADAIKPLLQSLYRLS
- the ubiG gene encoding bifunctional 2-polyprenyl-6-hydroxyphenol methylase/3-demethylubiquinol 3-O-methyltransferase UbiG, which produces MTDSHNRNIDPDEIAKFEELASRWWDRNSEFKPLHDINPLRVGYIDRIAPLAGKRVLDVGCGGGILSESMAQRGAEVSGIDMGEAPLKVAKLHGLESGIMINYRQVTVEQLADEAPESFDVITCLEMLEHVPDPSSIVSACARLTRPGGKLFFSTLNKNPKSYLFAILGAEHLLKLVPKGTHDFNKFIRPSELGRWIREAGLRLNDVTGMTYNPLTKVYKLDPRDVDVNYIMAASKPE
- the gyrA gene encoding DNA gyrase subunit A encodes the protein MGDLAKEILPVNIEDELKQSYLDYAMSVIVGRALPDVRDGLKPVHRRVLFAMSELNNDWNKPYKKSARVVGDVIGKYHPHGDSAVYDTIVRMAQDFSMRYPLVDGQGNFGSVDGDSAAAMRYTEIRMAKISHDLLADLDKETVDFVPNYDGTEQIPDVLPTRVPNLLINGSSGIAVGMATNIPPHNLSEVVRGCIALIDDSTLTVDDLMEYIPGPDFPTGGIINGRAGILEAYRTGRGRIYVRAKHHVEEDPKTHRSTIIVTEIPYQLNKARLIEKIADLVKEKRLEGISELRDESDKDGMRIVIELRRGEVPEVVVNNLFAQTQMESVFGINVVALVDNQPKILDLKSLIENFVRHRREVVTRRTVYLLRKARERGHILEGLAVALANIDPVIELIKRSPTPAEAKEGLVAMAWEPGNVLEMLERAGEDACRPDDLEPQFGLREGRYHLSPVQAQAILDLRLHRLTGLEHEKLIGEYRELLERIAELLEILGSHTRLMEVIREELEAVLEEYGDERRTEITASRRDLTVADLITVEDMVVTISHGGYAKTQPLTDYQAQRRGGRGKSATTMKDEDFIEHLLIASTHDTILCFTSRGKVYWLRVFEIPQASRAARGRPIVNILPLEEGERITTILPVNEYREDRFVFMATANGTVKKTPLNSFSRPRTSGLIALGLDEGDTLIGAAITTGEDDILLVTSAGKAMRFEEDAVRAMGRLARGVRGVRMQPGTSVISLIIPQPEGKVLTASARGFGKRTAMEDFPRKGRGGQGVIAMQCTDRNGELAGAVQVFTGDDVMLISNRGTMVRTRTEEISELSRNTQGVMLIRVAEDETLVGLARIEEPEEVELPEGSEELDGETIDGESTVVDADQGSDAPEQAPAPDTEA